A window of Belonocnema kinseyi isolate 2016_QV_RU_SX_M_011 chromosome 9, B_treatae_v1, whole genome shotgun sequence contains these coding sequences:
- the LOC117180232 gene encoding uncharacterized protein LOC117180232, translating into MLIEIIQFSETFKIKKPFKFKPHRRPKPHYRPRWHPTRQHKHGYKPPQKLHYYKHHNPQYYRYPHYANTDSFDNYRAHQPYEIEIELPKGIGKYSDRNYDRNAFYDDSYIDESDDETRVFQAGKRKVKIKVSKGAKPKLKIKISRSDNVKEIDTSNKSEVIRSVLQSNVVQSQLHAPAQSDWFHINPPQIYLKNLERT; encoded by the exons atGTTAATAGAGATAATACAATTTagcgaaacatttaaaataaaaaagccatttaaatttaaaccacaTCGAAGACCGAAACCACATTATAGGCCCAGATGGCATCCCACGAGACAACATAAACATGGTTATAAACCGCCACAAAAACTGCATTATTATAAACACCATAATCCACAATATTACAG atatcctCATTATGCTAACACGGATTCCTTCGACAATTATCGCGCACATCAGCCTTATGAAATAGAAATAGAATTACCAAAAGGAATTGGAAAATACAGTGATCGAAATTATGACCGAAATGCTTTTTATGATGACAGTTACATAGATGAGAGCGATGACGAGACGAGAGTGTTTCAGGCTGGAAAAAGGAAAGTTAAAATAAAG GTGAGCAAAGGAGCAAaaccaaaattgaaaatcaaaatatctaGATCTGACAATGTCAAGGAAATAGACACTTCAAATAAATCAGAAGTTATTCGCTCTGTATTACAATCAAATGTCGTCCAGTCTCAACTTCACGCACCAGCTCAGAGTGATTGGTTCCATATTAATCCACctcaaatttatttgaagaatctcgaaagaacgtga